In Candidatus Eisenbacteria bacterium, a genomic segment contains:
- a CDS encoding TIGR01777 family oxidoreductase, whose translation MRVLLTGGTGFIGDPVARALRGAGHDVTIVSRQPGYVPAKAIAWDGVRAAMAETDAIVNLAGEPIADGRWTAPRKAAITASRVEGTRAIVDAIAESPKRPQVLVSASAIGFYGPRGDEELDETATAGEGFLASVCRQWEAAAWRAKDFDVRVVALRIGVVLGPGGGALGRMVIPFRACLGGRLGNGKQWMSWIHRDDVVGLVLAALGDAAYTGPVNATAPSPVRNRDFTTALAHAVHRPAIFPVPGIALRLALGEMAEMLLTGQRVVPKAATAAGYAWKHPDLAGAIAASIE comes from the coding sequence ATGCGAGTGCTGCTAACGGGCGGGACGGGGTTCATCGGCGATCCGGTGGCGCGGGCGCTGCGCGGCGCCGGGCACGACGTGACGATCGTCAGCCGCCAACCCGGCTACGTTCCCGCCAAGGCGATCGCGTGGGACGGAGTGCGGGCCGCGATGGCCGAGACCGACGCGATCGTGAACCTGGCCGGCGAGCCGATCGCCGACGGCCGATGGACGGCGCCGCGCAAGGCCGCGATCACGGCGAGCCGCGTCGAGGGCACGCGCGCGATCGTCGACGCCATCGCCGAGTCGCCGAAGCGTCCGCAGGTGCTCGTGAGCGCGTCGGCGATCGGCTTCTACGGCCCGCGCGGCGACGAGGAGCTGGACGAGACGGCGACCGCGGGCGAGGGCTTCCTCGCCTCGGTGTGCCGGCAGTGGGAAGCCGCGGCCTGGCGCGCGAAGGACTTCGACGTCCGCGTCGTCGCCCTTCGCATCGGCGTCGTCCTCGGACCCGGCGGGGGCGCGCTCGGCCGCATGGTGATCCCGTTTCGCGCCTGTCTCGGGGGCCGCCTCGGGAACGGCAAGCAGTGGATGAGCTGGATCCACCGCGACGACGTGGTCGGGCTCGTGCTGGCCGCGCTGGGCGACGCCGCCTACACGGGGCCCGTGAACGCGACCGCCCCGTCGCCCGTCCGCAATCGCGACTTCACGACGGCGCTCGCGCATGCCGTCCATCGGCCCGCGATCTTCCCCGTTCCAGGTATCGCGCTCCGGCTGGCGCTCGGCGAGATGGCAGAGATGCTCCTCACGGGGCAGCGCGTGGTCCCGAAGGCTGCGACCGCGGCCGGATACGCCTGGAAGCACCCCGACCTCGCGGGAGCGATCGCCGCCTCGATCGAATAG
- a CDS encoding helicase HerA-like domain-containing protein, producing MDDKVVAAARQAFGGQAASVTLGAPVHDGACSPEPLVRIPLALMNRHGLVAGATGTGKTKTLQLVAEQLSQAGVSVFLADVKGDVSGIAVPGEANDRVQQRAKETGYAWHPSGFPVEFLSLTGKRGAQLRATVSSFGPLLLSKVLSLNDTQTSVLTLVFKYADDRHLELFDFGDLRAVLQHLSGPGAADLKDYGGMSKQTVGVLLREMVELEQQGAQAFFGEPEFDLHDLMQTERDGRGLVSVLELTDVQDKPALWSTFLMWMLARLYNMLPEVGDADKPKLVFFFDEAHLLFDGASKEFLTQVEQVVRLVRSKGVGIFFVTQSPKDIPPDILGQLGNRVQHALRAFTADDEKALKAAARTFPKTPFYDIEQTLTSLGTGEALVTVLSPNGTPTPPFATRIVPPASRMGPLTDAEMGQRIGSSAQVKKYSQAVDRESAEEKLAGAAAAGDAGAGAPAPGGRGAVREEPSTLEKVLNSRVTKTVAVTVAGAITRGIMGALLGPTRRRRY from the coding sequence ATGGACGACAAGGTCGTAGCAGCGGCGCGCCAGGCGTTCGGCGGACAAGCCGCATCCGTCACCCTCGGGGCGCCGGTGCACGACGGCGCATGCAGTCCTGAGCCGCTCGTTCGCATCCCGCTGGCGCTCATGAACCGCCACGGGCTCGTCGCTGGCGCGACCGGCACCGGCAAGACGAAGACGCTCCAGCTCGTGGCCGAGCAGCTCTCGCAGGCCGGCGTGTCGGTGTTCCTCGCCGACGTGAAGGGCGACGTCTCGGGCATCGCCGTCCCCGGCGAGGCGAACGACCGCGTCCAGCAGCGCGCGAAGGAGACGGGCTACGCGTGGCACCCGAGCGGGTTCCCGGTCGAGTTCCTGTCGCTCACCGGCAAGCGTGGCGCCCAGCTCCGTGCGACCGTGTCGTCGTTCGGACCACTCCTGCTCTCGAAGGTGCTGAGCCTCAACGACACCCAGACGAGCGTCCTGACGCTCGTCTTCAAGTACGCCGACGACCGCCACCTGGAGCTCTTCGACTTCGGCGATCTGCGCGCCGTGCTGCAGCATCTCTCCGGTCCCGGCGCCGCCGATCTCAAGGACTACGGCGGCATGTCGAAGCAGACGGTCGGCGTCCTGCTGCGCGAGATGGTGGAGCTCGAGCAGCAGGGCGCACAGGCGTTCTTCGGCGAGCCCGAATTCGACCTCCACGACCTCATGCAGACCGAGCGCGACGGACGCGGCCTCGTGTCGGTGCTCGAGCTGACCGACGTGCAGGACAAGCCCGCGCTGTGGTCGACGTTCCTCATGTGGATGCTCGCGCGCCTCTACAACATGCTCCCCGAGGTCGGCGATGCCGACAAGCCGAAGCTCGTCTTCTTCTTCGACGAGGCGCATCTCCTGTTCGACGGCGCGAGCAAGGAGTTCCTGACCCAGGTCGAGCAGGTCGTCCGTCTGGTCCGCTCGAAGGGCGTCGGCATCTTCTTCGTGACGCAGAGCCCGAAGGACATCCCGCCCGACATCCTGGGACAGCTCGGCAACCGCGTGCAGCACGCGCTGCGCGCCTTCACCGCCGACGACGAGAAGGCGCTCAAGGCGGCGGCGCGGACGTTCCCGAAGACACCCTTCTACGACATCGAGCAGACGCTGACGTCGCTCGGAACGGGCGAAGCGCTCGTGACCGTGCTCTCGCCGAACGGGACGCCGACGCCGCCGTTCGCGACCCGGATCGTGCCGCCCGCCTCGCGCATGGGACCGCTCACCGACGCCGAGATGGGCCAGCGCATCGGCTCGTCGGCGCAGGTGAAGAAGTACTCGCAGGCCGTCGATCGCGAAAGCGCCGAGGAGAAGCTTGCGGGAGCTGCGGCGGCGGGTGATGCCGGAGCGGGCGCGCCCGCCCCGGGCGGTCGCGGCGCCGTCCGCGAGGAGCCGAGCACGCTCGAGAAGGTGCTGAACTCGCGCGTCACCAAGACCGTCGCGGTGACGGTCGCGGGCGCCATCACCCGCGGCATCATGGGTGCGCTCCTCGGCCCGACGCGCCGCCGGCGGTACTGA